A stretch of DNA from Acanthochromis polyacanthus isolate Apoly-LR-REF ecotype Palm Island chromosome 21, KAUST_Apoly_ChrSc, whole genome shotgun sequence:
cattaacaaaaaaatgattaactagtgatattttctgaaccacacaTAGTTGCACgttacaaaacagaaaaaaaaaaaaaaaatcaacatggaAAAGATGGTcacaaaattgaatttaaatgttattttaattggACTTTCATGACTGATTCAGCAGGTATGACAAGctgtaccacaaaaacaaaaatactgatTAATAGCCGAATAGTTCTGGAGTTTCAAAAAGGTTCTCTacaaataatgatattttacattttttggacCCCACTAAGTGGATGAAACTTGCCATCAATAGCATAATGagaaattaaagtaaaaatttCAGGCATTTTTCTTTAATAGTTGCTGAGCTACACACAGAATTAGATTTCAACGTGCGAATAAACAGTTTGAAAAATCTTGGAAAGGATTGATATATAAAGcgaaaatttcacaaataccttcataaaaatcaatattttgatGATTTGGATGGACCCTTTCACTGATTGGGCTTTTCAGTGCTTTACAGCTGTTTACATTATTGGCCTAAATGTAAGTTTttgttgttacttttttttttttttttagtttttgttgttactAACTGGAGCTGCTGGATGATGAGCTCCTCCTCATTCAGGTACTTgagcctctcctcctccaccaggaGGCGCTGTCTCTGCAGAGGATCCTCCTGCTTCCTCAGGGCGTCGGCCACCCGCACATTCAGCTCCGCTTCCGTCCGTTTCAACAGAGTTCGCACTGAATCCTGGTTCTCTAGCTGCTCACACATACAATCAGACACAACATTACAGATGTACGTACACAGCTCAGACTGTAAGAGGGCATGGTATACAATCAGCAGGTACttggaaataaatgaaatcaatgTTAGCCTTGTTGGCCTTTGGAGAATACTTTGTTGAAGTTATGAAATCTTCTTTTACAGCAATCGCAAAATAACAATGTGACAtcaaagaggaaaacagaagCCCACGGCAGCATTGCAAAGTAAACTTGACTGATTTGCACAAATTGCACACTCTGGTTTGCCCCGCCCTGCAGAGGGCAGACTGTGACCTTTCCATCTCCCCTACCTTTTTATGCGAGAAGAACACTTTTGCTCTATCCTTCACTGCCTATGAGGCTTCCAGTCGTTTGCTTGTGAGCTTTAGCCAAGTGAATGTGGTGTCTTGACTGTGTATTAGCATGTGCACATTTCTCCAAACACATAAAGCTGGGACgccctgaggaaaaaaaacgtcCACAACAGAGGCACTGAGCGTGAACTTCGCTCCCTCTTGGTGCTATGAATGGAATATTCGACAGGACTACTGCTTGTAATACAACTCCCTGAGATGAAATCACCTGGCAAGCAAGAAAAATTAATAATTGATCACCCTTATGTTCTAGGAAGTGAAGCAAGACAACAATATGAGTAACATTTATAATTACCCAGTATTATACTGCCGGCAGCAGTGATGCATATGCATAGGAACAAAAGTAAGGAGTGGggtaacacattaaaaaaatatttgacatatttaggaaaatacattttaggcttttcttattttatctcGCAGTGCTGTGCTGCTTCTCACTCAGCTGCCAGTCTCTTCCTCACACTCCCTTCCTGTATAATTCATGAGCCACATGTAAAATTGAAGCTGTTGGCCATCACCACGGGCAACAGAACGAACCCAGGGGCAGAGGTCACACTCGGGCACACAGAGGTGTAAACATTAAACTGTCCTCTCCGGGTACATCAGTCAAGAGAAAGCCCCGAGACTGCTGTCATGGAACAAATAAAAGCTCTGCACATCCATCATCTTTCACTTCCACTACTCCTTCTTTACCCGTTTCCCCTGCAAGAAACTCTCACGATTCTGTTTATTTCATCATCTCTTCCTCATTCCTGCAACAGTAACCATGGCACCACTTGCATTAGAGATAAATGAAATGCATAAGGACCTCAacagtgcatttttttcatttcttccttCGCTGCAGCCATCATGACAACCTGCGTTTTTGTAAAACAGCACGAGATGTGAACTAAGCTTTTATCTCTCTATCCGATTATTAATCCTCAAACAACATCATGCACTCAATGTGTCATGCATTACAGCTATACGGGTGTTATTTACTATAGGTGCTGTATTGAAGTGAAGATCAAACAAATATCAAAGCGCCTGCACACTGTACATAAGTGATGAAATATTGTACAGTGTTCAATAACAGCTGCAGCTATTTCTATTAAATTTAACTGTTTCCTGAGGCGATCTGTGGACCTCTGCAAAAGCAAAGCACATGTGGAGTGTACAATGCGGTCAATTGCAAGCTAAAAAGAAGGGACACTGCAAAGCTTCGTACGTCACACATTTATCACGATAATGCCAATTCACTTGTTTGAAAATGCTTGAGTTCATCTCAACCTgatttctgcaaaacaaaacaaaaaaaaatccactgaatCTGCCACCAACAATTTTCTTCTGCAttcctttttttccactaaaaagtTGTTCATAACTATTCAAAAGACCGTGGATTCTGCAGAGTCATCAGGACACCGTCTcggattcattttttttaatgtatattttcaaTGCTCTGAGCCCAACAAACAAATTTGCTTCCATTTCACCTTTGGAAAGCTGATTAGTTCATAATTGCTCTCCTGTTCCCTGCCATTTGATGCATTACACCTCCTTCAATGTAATTTCAATATTTCCAGCTgccacttaaaaaaaactgtttcatcAACAACTGTATCAACCGGAGTTTAATTTTCTTGCTTTGGATtcctttattgtgtatttttctgaaGGATTTTAAAGGATGATGGGATACACAAGGAGTACGAGTAAATGACAGTTTTATGGATAAAAGAGTGGAGCATAGAGTTTAGTGCACAAAAGCAGAATGCCATTTTCTGTTACATTGTACTGAGAGGTTTAAAATACCGAATAGCAGCACAAAGACTCAAAACCTTGAACATCatagaaatatttcaaaatcaaaaaaatgtttgagtGGTTAGACACCGCTCATGAAGTGTTTTTTGTGCGATTTAAAAGAACAGGCTGTTAAAGAAACAGATAAATGGCATCTGATGGCGGGTTGTATACCTGTGTCTTGCGTAGTTGGGTGAGCTGCTTGCGCAGGTCGGTGGCGTTTTGCTGCAGCCCGTGCAGATGGAGCTGCATCTGCAAGCGACCGACGCTGTTCACATGGCTCAAGTTAGAGGGTGGCGGCGGCATCAGAGCTAGAGGTGCCGACGGCGTATGAGCTGCCAATCACAGAGCAGGACATGGGGGTCACCGGGAGGTCGGCGGGAAACAAATTGGTTAGTTTGCTGGGCTTTTTGCTCCGGTGAGATTtgcagccagccagccagattGACGCACAGTACACACAAAtagcacacacactctcagcaTAAAGGCCCAAAGAAATGTacataaatagaaaatatacaaagaaagaaagcaccATATTCACAGATCTTCCAATAGCCCACTGGGAGAAATGTGAGCTCATGCTATTAGTAAAACTCATAGAGAACTGCAATTAGGTAATTCAGTGGTGACACACAGGGATAACCATGCTCTTATCTTAACACAGGCCTTTGTGAGTATGGCCATCGACCAGCCAAGAGATTCAACcatacaaacacactcacaaagGAGTGTTCAGTGTGTGACAAAACAAACCTCTCTTAAGAAATAATAAAGTAGAAATTCAAAAAAGTGGGAACAGAGACAGGACGAAAGGGGAGAGTCCGCTCTCTGGGAAGGAAAACACGAGAATAAACACCACCAGCTACCCAGCAACACCATACAGAGGGCAGAGAGCCATGAGAGATGTCAGATaggagaaatttaaaaaaaaaagggtgacAGAGTAGGAGATGGCAACTACCTTTCTTCTTCAGCCGTCCAGCTGGAATGTGGAAAGAGTGAGCCGAGAAATTAATGAGAGGTGATAGAGAGACAAAGAAGGAGAGGAAAGTCTTAAAAAGTTCATTTCTAAAGTGGCAATGATCCTGGAGAACATTTTATTGACTACAGCAGATACATGGGCTGTGGTGACGGTTTAATCCTTTGGCACGGCTCCAATTTGTGAGGACgcttgaaaaaaataactgtatCTTTGTGCTGACCCCTTGAAGGTCTGGCATCAGAAAAGGTTTGTTTGTGCCACAATCAGATTATAGACAGtcgagggggaaaaaaacacagaaactggGTTCACCTAGTATACATAAGCTATACACGTTGTCAGTATTTCATAATTCCttgctgaaaaacattttttgtgatttaaataacattttgatCGTCTCAAAATTAGATTCAAACATGAAATGCAATCTCCACGCACCCAGTGGAGTCCAAAGCGAAGAAATAAACCTTCAACTCCTTCAAAGGTGTCTGTCTTATTACCTCGCCCAGGAGGCTCCGTTTACAATTTCActacgtttgtctgtttatttaaCACCTTTCAAAAGCTCCAAAGCTGTTAGAAGGtggatttttctctctctgaccgAGTTATGACAACTATTCTCCCCCTTGCTTCTAGCATTTGCGCTTAGAGATTTGCAAAATTGAATGCTAGACAAATTGAGATGAAATTTATGCCGATTTCCTCATCTGATAGAGTTGAGCAATTCTCCAGCGTCTTTCCAACACTCCTTTAAAAGCTTAACCCTGGCCACAACAGTTCTATTGAGTGGATTTGAACAGcgtttatttttgtcatgaaaATGGTGAATGAGTCATTTGAAAATTAATAGAGAAAGACTAAGATagtgaaaaagaaacagaaaaaggcaTGAATGAGGTGGAATGAAAGGTGCTTTAATACTTAACCTGCCTGGTTTGGTTAAAATGAGCTGTTTGCCTATTTAGTGCGGTTCAACGTAAGCTGCTAGCAGAAAGGGATCTATGTGAATTATCATGATTTTCAAAAGCTGAGCAACTATTACATCAATCTGATGGTTGTGAGGTgttcagcaagaaaaaaaacctctacAAGAATGCAGATTAGAAATGTATGCAAATCATTTTGTAACCATGGTAACAAAAGCAGTTTAAACTACAGGTTGTGGTACGTGTATCTTGCTCTGCACTTTGTTTAGTCCGATAAAAAGATTCAAATAATAATGAATAGCTGCTTTGTTCATTTTCCGAACCAAAAGTGCCAAGCATTCCCTGGATCCAGCGTCAGAAGCTTCACCAAAGCACCTGATGCTCCGTCAAAGGGttgctgaatatttttggaaggattttttttttctgctagtcaaactgtgtaattttatgtTTACAGCTCTTGGTTTGTCAGAAGTCAGTGTGAACACGACTGGACCAGAACTAATAGGCATCACCGTATAATTTCCTCCCCTGATCTGAACCAAGTGAACCGAactacaggtgtgaaagcatcAATTACTGACTCAATAATTTTGAGGCTGCGTTTCAATTCGCATACTTACTACGTACTACAGCTGCCCTTACAAAGCTCATCTGCTGGATGCACTATGCAGATGTCGTAGACTACTTTGTCATAATATTGGGCCCTAAAATTTGACTGTCTTGCTCGTATGTCCATCGCAGTCTGTTGTACAAAATGAGTCGTCATCTGTCTGAGTCCTCAAGCTTGGATTTTACTCACGACTTCACTCGCGATTTTACTCGAGACACTGTGACGTATGCAACGCAGCtgcacagaggattgtgggtcagaatggaGAGTAAATAAACAGACTGCATACTGCAAAATCTGAGCAGATGTAGAGGGACATTCTGGCATTTTTGGCAAATTGAAATTGGCGTACTACGTATTGggacatttttaatctttttctgGCTCACCATATACTATGTTCGTATGGGTATGAGAATGCACTCTCAATTAACTGTATCATAAAAGTACAGATGATTCATCCGTGCTGTCAAAGTTCAATAAACTAGTTACAGTCCAGGAGGTCACCATCACTGCTAGTTTGCAGTTAGCACAGGGGGGGAAAGTCAGCGTTAGTAATGGGTCAGTCCACAGATCACAATTACCCAGCTCTACTCACTTCCAGTGGCGGAGCCGTCACTGTTGGTTTCGGTCTTCTCGCTGGAAGAGAAAGGTAATGGCCGTGAAAACTCCGTCCCTTGGTCCGGAGGGCAGCCCGCCATCATGCAGAGACGCAGCAGGCCGCATCTGAGGATCAACGGCCACAGGGCAAGGCAATTACAGTGCTAACACTAACGGCACCACCACTGGACACTATCAGACTGATTAACAAGTTATTTGCTTGTTAATAAGCTCCTACTATGTACAGGAGGGTAAAGTGGGATGACAACAACGGCCAGTGTGAGGAAGTCAAAATCTATGTCCCTGTATCAGATAAACAACACAGTGCCCTAATGCTTTGTGGTCTGCACTTGCACACAAAGGTAGTGTGCCACTTCACAGCCACTCAGCTGATAATGGCTCTGATAATAGCCTGCTGCTGTTCCTGTCGATAATATGTCCAATCTGAAGCTGTATGTGTGACTTCGAGAGAGTTAATGAGGTATAATGGAGAGTCTTACGTGCTGTCACTGTCTGGTGCTCTGGTCAGAACACTCTGGACCAGGCCAGTAAGGCTGGCGATCtgcttctccatggcctccatGCGCTCCAGGCGATGATCCCTTGAAAAGTGGACAATAAAACACGTAATTCAGCATGAATAAAGACATAGATTAAGAtttgaaatacatgaaaatgggcaaagattttgttttttgaggTGTGAAATACATAAGAAACAATCAAAGTTGAAAAACTGTGCCACAGTGTTAAATGATACCTAACTAAAAGTTGGCACCCAGGCTCATACTGACCTGCTAGTATCTGCATCTTGCCCAGATAATGAAGATCCAAAACCAGGCATGGTTCTGCTGCCCTCCCCAGGTCCAGCTGTTAGACACAGAGGCTCTGAACTGGAGCTGGGCCTCGACTTCGGGCTCTCGACGAacacagaggaggaggcagagtcCTTGCGGAAACTCTGCCTGACAGGTGAGGCCCTGGGTGAGCTGGAATACGAGTCCCTGTCCCTCAGCTGCATGTCAGGGATTTTCTGCGGGGATGAGGGCGGCATTCGAAAACCCATGCCCAGAGTGGCCGAGGAGTATGTGTCAGTGTACAGCGAACCTCCAGGCTTGTAGAGAGAGTCCTCCAGGTCTCCCTGAAGAGCAGCGGCCGAATAGGTGCTGAGGGAGCGCACGGAGCCACGGCGGTAGAGGCCAGTGGACACGGGGAAGCTAAAGGGGTCTCCGATGGCAGCTAACGACTGGGTGGAGGCAATGCTGAGTCGACCTTCATGCATCAAGCTGTAGGGATCTGCGTACAACCCCTCATTCTTCATCAGTGCCATGTTTTTTGCAGAAACTTCTTCATCAGGCTTGACGTCACGACGCTCCAGGATGGCGCTGGGCGATGGAGACAGGCCTGCGTTGGCAGCGTGCCCGGCTGACGGATGGTGGGGATGTCGGGGCTGTTCATGCTGGGGGTGGGACCCGGCGAAGGACGGAGGGCGGCCGCCACTGTAGGAGAGGCGTGAGCGTGATGGAGAGCCGGAGGACGCCGAGGCCGTGGAGGAAGGGAGGGTGTTGAGGCGGCGCGTTGGAGAGGAGTCACGAGAGGAATACACCATTTCCCTCTGAAAGGAACAAGCAGGGATGagagttaccatggagacccACGGATGAGCGTGCTGCGTTTCCCATGTGTCAGCTGCACACAGAGACAACTTAGATCTGGCAGGAACTAGACAGACTGTCACAGGCTGCAGGCGCCAAGAGAAGATGAGGAATTTCTCAAAAGACCAATTATTGATCACAGAATTTAGTCTCGCAAAGTTTTCTAGACTGAAGcttgtaatatttttgaaatagaATGAGTGAAAAAGGAGGTGTTCTGACAAAAATGGAAAGCTTTCAGGAGGTAACACATTCCAAAATCTGTGCATTTGTCTGAGTGGTGACAGGATGCAGGAGATAAAGTTAGACCTTATTCATAGGGAGACCTGTGCAGTACACCCATGTTCACCATCTTCAACTGAGTGCTGTTTTCCCCTCGGTCTGACATTTGTTGTCGAGCATCATAATATCATTACACATGCCCCTGTGCTTTTCCCCCAACCCACCTTTGCCTATTTTCATGCTGTGGATTAACTCCTGTTGAGATTTTTCTCACTCCTGAAGCTTTCAAATGCCAAATGCTTTTCCTGGCAACAAAACCACTTTTGTTGCTAAACTCATCTCCGTCTATCTTCTTTTCATTTGCTTCTCAGCATCCTTGCTGACAACGTAAAATACACAGAAGATTTTGGAGCATGGCAAAATAATGTGAGCTGCTGAAAATTCATGCAAAAGAccaaattcacacacacacacacacgttgatGAAAAGTGCATAGACACAACTTAAACAAGaatcaaaataaatacaaacacagctTGATCCTTCTGTTACTCCACAAGAGAGCATCACATACAGAACATGCACAGGAGCAAATAAATGGCAAAAAGCTTGTTAAGATTCAGCTTGCGTTTAAACCCCAACAGATATAAAGAAGAAACGGCCAGTGCATCAAACACTCAATCATGGCCGTATTTCCTGCCATCACTGGGAGCTTGAGGCTATATTAAAACGTAGAAAAGCTACTGCAGTTTATACCTGCTGGCCAGCCATCTATTTACCTCTTTTTCCCTGCATTGTTTTCTTGCATATACAAGTACAAACATGCATGCGAACATGAACgcaaacaacacagacagtGCAGTACATGCTCAAAGAACATGCACGGACACAATTGCTTTTCTCTGCCTCTTTGCACGGCTAATGGCAAGTTGCGTTCTCGGTATTGTGTGAATAATGCAGACGGTAAGCAGGGTTttgtataaaataatttaaaaaatatctccCTCAGGCTTCCTTGATCTTTACTGAAGCAGAAATAGCTCCGAATGTTAAAATATGCTCATTTCACAGAGGAACATTGTTCTCTGGTGTCTGCACTGCAACAGATGGCCTACTTGAAGATAAGAAAATGCATTTCCAGGAGGAATACCTGTTAAATTGCTAACCCAAATAAACCGCAATAGCCTGTCAAAGTTACCACTGAAacgaaaataataataatgataataataataataaaacaccaTTACCTTGCTAAAGATGCATACTAGTTCTCTTTATGCAGAGGCACACAACTATAGAGGTTCTTACTATCAGGTCAGCTATCAAACATCCAGTTTGCAAGAGATCAGACACAATATTTTCCTCTAAAATAACCCCGTTTGCCCTGTTCACCTCCCAGCTCCCCTCTGCTCACCCTGAGGTCTCCGTTAGCCAGGTGTGCAGCAGCTGGGTAAGAAGCATAGATGGGCTCTTTGCGGTAAATCTTGATGATGCTGCGATCCTGAATGTCCCGGACGTCCTCCAGCTCATAGAAGACGTTGCGCGCCTCGTCCTTGATCAGGATGGCCGTGTTGGGCGACTTCAGCATACCTGCCGTCAACTTCTGAGGGAACATGTGCACGATGAGAGCGTGCAGCGTGTCCAGGCTGCTCAGCTCGTGGGTGATGTGCACCCGACGTGTCTCATCTCCATACTGCAGGAACAGCACGCCTGAAAGAGAGCAACAAGGGAAAGGCGGCTGAGTTTCAAGTCGTTTGCTTCAGTGGATGGAGAGAATAACTAGTAAGCCAATGCTGTGAAATCTTGTGGCAGCTACAGTGTGTGGTGCCTTTTGGAATAACAGATCTGGATAATAACTTTTTTATCATCAGATGTAATAAGCAGGAATAAACACTGACATTGGAGCAGAGAAATTCTATCGATCTGAATGTGAGAAAACACAGCTAGTGTGCAAAGATGCATGCGCAAGTTGAATTCTTTTACAAATACTGCTTTGATATTGTTggaaataactcaaaaacagcCCCACTTCTTAGAAAAATTTTTTGCCAAATGATGCAACCtttgtattttgtaaataaaatgtgactGATGCCTGACTAACCTGAAAATTCATCTTCATACATCATGggacaaacaaaaagaacacagcAAAGAAAGACCAAGAATTAAAAGTCAGGCAGAGTTAGTgaaaaaactacaaacatgtaggggagagaagaaaacaaagacagtgaTTAGTGTAGACACAGGAGAGATAAGCAGGTCTGCTGTTCCATGTCTGTTGGAATTTCTGATTCAGTATGCCCTCATCAGTTACGGCTCTTTAGTTttacaacctttttttttttatctcactgTACCTGATGTAACAGCGCAACTCACTCTTTATGAGTCTGCACCAGCCTCGCACTAATCCTCGCTACAGTCCCAAGGTCCTTTCGTTGTAAACCTGTCCTCGACTCTGCTGTTTACACTTGCAGTTGCACACAAACATAGTTCTGTATGATAAACCCCACTACAGTCAAATAAAGAGTCCTTAAAATACCTACAAAAATAGTATGCTTTGTTATTGTTAACatcggcttttattttgaagggctGACTACCTTTACAATTCTATGTAGCTGGAAAATTGGACTAAACTAACAGTGTTATGGTAAATGTGGTGAGAATATAACACCTTCCATTCTTTGTAAACACAGTGGTCCACATCACCAGCCACATCAACTAAAGAGACAGCTGCAAATCTGCCTCGAGTCCAACCAGCATGTTGTGACAGAGCCTGCCAGAAGTGCTTCAAATCTTAACCTGGAGAACGTAGCTTATTCTGGCTGGCAGAGCGGGACAGCGGCAGGCTCTGGCGAAATCGGTTCATCCGGTTGAAACCGAGGGGCATGTCAGCTTCCGACATGGTCTCCAAGGATTCAGCGGAGGCGAAGGAAAGCTTGGCGGCCTGGTCGGCGAGCCCAGACTGGGTAGACTGGGAATGGCGTGGACTGCGGCTCTGCAGGGTGAGAGGACACAATAATTTACTGAGAGGTGAAATTGAGGCGGAAATAAAGGATTAGACAGGGTCAATGAAGTAAAACCAACTGGAAAAAGACACAGTGAACAGACAATGAGACCGCACACAATGAACCACCTAACAAGATTATCGAGACCTTGACAATGGTTTAACTACCAGCCATTCACTAACAATTACTAGCGTCACAGCATCTGACATCAGCTGAATGATGCAGCAGCAAAACGCACTATAGTTGCACTCAAAACACACAGCACTCCGGGGGCCTTCATGAATCACCTGTGGTGGAGCAGAATTAAGCTGGAAACTGTGCTCTAGCTTAGCATAAGTTATGTCACGCTAGCTCGACTTTGCACACCTCCCACACGCCCTCACCCAAACTCTTGTCCCTGTGCTGCTACCAACTTTAAATGAGTGCTTGTGGGATGGGAGGGGAAGCTCATGCAAATCCCGGGCTGTCACTGTGGGTTTATCCTGCTGGCCTATGCCCAGGCATCTCTCGCTGAAAAGGCCGTTAACGCAGCTGGGGCTGAGCTCACTGAACTGACTCCCTGATCCTCCACTGCTGTACCATCTCCTCCAGCTCTGAGGCTGCTGTAATGAGCTCCCAGAATGCTGTCTGCTGATTGTTTGGATGGCAAAAGCAAACACATCCTTAGCCACAGTGTAGTAGCCGGGCCCCTCTCCTCCTTATACCATGAACAGTTTTCCCCCTCTTCTAAGGATTTCCTTCTCTCCCTTTCACTCTCTGAGTCAAGCTGCTGCTAGAATTTACTGTGGCTTGCATTAATGTGGTATTTAATTAATGGGAGAGTCTGACAGAAGCAACACAGAGGGCCATGTCTGCACTCACTGGCTCTCAGCGGTGGGCTGTTTGATTTCATTCATAAACACACAGGCATACATTTATGGTTGTGTTAATTGGGGAGTAAGGCAGGAAGCTGTGCTGAACGGGGTATAAGGGCTGAACTGGACTTTAAGTTCACtatggatttctttttttttaaataatcaactgtttaatcaataaaacaaattgGACAAAATGGTGATTAAAATCCATCTTATTTCCATAACCTCACATCTTCAAATTACTTGCCAACAGTTACCATCAGGGCACATCCTAAAGCTGTTCAGTCTATGgcgaaataagaaaaaaacaacaacaaaatcttACAGACTGGACAACACAAAACTAGCTATGATTTACATGTTTAGCCTTGCAGGCAGCATGGCTCTACAAACAGTAATGTCATCAGATTGTCGATCGACTGCAACAGAATTTTGTACTGGTGTTTGTGGTCCAATTTTTCCGACACTTGAGTTCCCAAATAAACACCTGCTTAAAATGAGAAGGTTAGCATTATTTAAGTGCAGCCTCAGAGAGCTGCAAGCATGGCTGTAGTGTGTTActtaataaatattaatgaatgTGTAAATTGCAACTAATTAATCAATGAGATTTTAGTTATTACATTTCTTGGCAATTAATTAACCAATAAACAGTTGGTGCAGTACAGTAACTAAACTGCAGTATGTGGGACACAACAATATACAAGTACTGCAGTCACTGGTAAATTCTTACTGTATGCTGTCACATGTATGTTTACCAGGCAAGTTACAAACCCCCTGCCGGACCATGACAGCCGTTTTTTTTAGTGTAACGTTACGCTCCTCTTGTCACCGTCATACATAATTCagtcacacacccacacacacagaacgAGAGTGGTGTCCACTGATGGTGGCGGCAgacagtgtgtgaatgtgcagaGAAACTGCGATGCTGACAGATAACCCCCACCATGCTTTCTAATAGGGTCATTTATCTAAACTGTGACCACACTGCACAACACAGCCAGCAGCATCACAGAGGAGCGGCACGTACTGCACTGTGTCACACTCCGACCAGACAGTCCTACAGTGGGACATCATGGGGGAAATCCAATGAGAACATATTATGCATTGTATGGCTGCAGCTTGAGagctttttatttgattttaatctGGTATTGAATCATCGTTAATGCCCCTTAAATTCTGTTTATGGTGTAAGAAGCAAAAGTTATCGACACAAACGCCCTGTTTAAAGGAATATTGTGACACTTTGGGAAATATGCTTCTTTTTATCGGCTGATACATTGGGAGATTGATATCACTCTCAtgtttaaatatgaagctaTAACAGGCAGCCGCTTAAGTGACTGGAAAACAGCCGTTCAACCTCTGGAAGGTAACAACCAGACTATTTCTTGGGCTCTGAGCAGTTGCCAGGCAACTGGAATTGACATAAAGTTACTTGTCTTGACCAAAAAGTAATCTGATGTATGACCCAAGGCAAAACAGCTATTTTTACacttgagttttttttatgGAACAAGACTACAAGGGAGGGATAAGTGAGCTTTAAAGGTGCTGataagaaaagcagattttttttccacctttgcACAAAACCGGTGAGCCGTTTCCCCCAGTTAGCAGATCCCATTTAATTATCTAAATGCCATTGAGAAagtgaaatgataaaatgcatttgtttCACCCAGAGCTCAATAAACCCAGGTACAGTGTACAAtgtcactgaaatgtcaaatgatACAAAATTGTATCATTTTACAGTAATTGTGTCACTTCTAAGTTGAACAGTAAGATATCTGCTCTTGTGCCGAAGTAAAAGCAAATACTTTCGATGTACTTTAATCTCTTATTTCTTTAGTACTTATTATTTTCACCCATCTTTAGACAACAGACTCAGCTCTCCTCTGCATGAAGGATAACAAGACGTTCTGGCATT
This window harbors:
- the srcin1a gene encoding SRC kinase signaling inhibitor 1 isoform X1 codes for the protein MKDGGRMKGSSKEQKTKKGFVRRWTANAGACFPKQDPERGGSHMISTDDLEYPREYRTLGNSARRFSNVGLVHTSEHRHTVSAAQSLEALTNLHKADMERKRDAFMDHLKSKYQQQQQQLQHPHHSPHHNPPSPSPSHASMRGTSERSAREQQQPNYWSFKSRSPRHSQSTQSGLADQAAKLSFASAESLETMSEADMPLGFNRMNRFRQSLPLSRSASQNKLRSPGVLFLQYGDETRRVHITHELSSLDTLHALIVHMFPQKLTAGMLKSPNTAILIKDEARNVFYELEDVRDIQDRSIIKIYRKEPIYASYPAAAHLANGDLRREMVYSSRDSSPTRRLNTLPSSTASASSGSPSRSRLSYSGGRPPSFAGSHPQHEQPRHPHHPSAGHAANAGLSPSPSAILERRDVKPDEEVSAKNMALMKNEGLYADPYSLMHEGRLSIASTQSLAAIGDPFSFPVSTGLYRRGSVRSLSTYSAAALQGDLEDSLYKPGGSLYTDTYSSATLGMGFRMPPSSPQKIPDMQLRDRDSYSSSPRASPVRQSFRKDSASSSVFVESPKSRPSSSSEPLCLTAGPGEGSRTMPGFGSSLSGQDADTSRDHRLERMEAMEKQIASLTGLVQSVLTRAPDSDSTCGLLRLCMMAGCPPDQGTEFSRPLPFSSSEKTETNSDGSATGTGRLKKKAHTPSAPLALMPPPPSNLSHVNSVGRLQMQLHLHGLQQNATDLRKQLTQLRKTQLENQDSVRTLLKRTEAELNVRVADALRKQEDPLQRQRLLVEEERLKYLNEEELIIQQLHDLEKSVEEIQKESSVNHKLVTVQELEEKATVLRKLGETLTELKNQFPGLQSKMRVVLRVEVEAVKFLKEEPHRLDALLKRCKTITDTLATMRKQANEGVWKKQEDFSSPSSKHNEDLRKFADFDIPTSPPLTINDLGGGNSLSNWSPHTSLSRGHGNPSGPHKDNHPPVPHKGKALEELERRAAADKALSVEVRLAAERDWEEKRASLTQYSAQDINRLLEETQAELMKAIPDLDFAAKQIKHSSNTSSTQNPQSGGATSEHRASKPQHKLSGKDGASRRGSDELTVPRYRTEKPSKSPPPPPPRRSFPSSPGLTTRSGEPLIPGKSIKKSESEETEGQKPHIKLRRTVSENPRPASTPPTLASGDKEELEEERIAAELEGGNNSSVGKVLHSSAASKLKHLQQNSTDKTKSGKREDFLKIQGQQQQ